A region of Streptomyces cinnamoneus DNA encodes the following proteins:
- a CDS encoding ATP-dependent helicase codes for MSSSPSPRPARQPAGAYRLVRTRPERVAPPELDAHQRAVVEHAHGPLLVLAGPGTGKTTTLVEAVVERVRRGTDPQRILVLTFSRKAAVELRDRMAARLGAHGPQATTFHSYCYALVRAHQGDEDGAPFSEPVRLLSGPEQDVMVRELLAGETELGRVDWPGELRACLTTRGFADEVRAVLARSRELGLGPAELGRFAGLTGRPDWRAAASFLADYLDVLDMRGVLDYAELVHRAVLLAESPGAGAEPGRRYDAIFVDEYQDTDVAQVRLLRALAGTGGRTLVAFGDPDQSIYAFRGADVGGILDFPHVFRQADGSPAPVRVLTVSRRSGADLLAATRLLTRRMPLTRLPADAVRAHRDLAAVREGGRVEAYTYPTAGAEVDNIADVLRRAHLEDGVPWREMAVLVRAGSRSIPGLRRALTSAGVPVEVDGDDVPLRHEPAVAPLLTALRVVAEAADRPAAGTPAQDPDPARGPERPWLDAETALALLTSPLGGMDATDLRRLGRALREEERAAGAPAPRPSDVLIAEALAEPARLAAHDPAYARGAQRLGALLLGARELLENGGTTEDALWALWDGTPWPTRLQRAAHRGGAAGRNADRDLDAVCALFETAARAEERTGGHGALNFLDELQAQDIAADTLTRRAVRPDAVRLMTAHRSKGLQWRLVVVAGVQEGLWPDLRRRGSLLEADRIGRDGLAEPLSPGALLAEERRLFYVAATRACERLVVTAVKAAAEDGDQPSRFLAELGAEPVDITQRPRRPLAVAPLVAELRATTVDPGASEALRAAAAERLARLAALRDEEDQPLVPAAHPYRWWGLDEATHSEAPLRDPGRPLALSGSALGQLTDTCSLQWFLGREVKADAPATAAQGFGNVVHVLADEVASGRTPADLAVLMERLESVWDALAFDAPWKSLQEKENARAALERFLRWHVMDRGGRSAVATEHPFDVTLKAEQYLVRIRGSMDRVERDDQGRAYVVDFKTGKGAVSARDVERHPQLAVYQLAVREGAVDDVFGGERPPAGGAELVQLRQGAAKKEGGDALPKIQAQRPPDGGAEGDWIGGLLAEAAGRVLEERFAPRPGQHCAHCSFRASCTARPEGRQIVE; via the coding sequence GTGAGTTCCTCCCCGTCTCCCCGCCCGGCGCGGCAGCCCGCGGGCGCGTACCGCCTGGTGCGCACCCGGCCGGAGCGCGTGGCTCCTCCTGAGCTGGACGCACACCAGCGTGCCGTGGTTGAGCACGCTCACGGGCCGCTGCTGGTGCTCGCCGGGCCGGGTACGGGCAAGACGACGACGCTCGTCGAGGCCGTGGTGGAGCGGGTGCGGCGCGGCACCGACCCGCAGCGGATCCTCGTCCTGACCTTCAGCCGCAAGGCGGCCGTCGAGCTGCGCGACCGCATGGCCGCCCGCCTCGGCGCCCACGGGCCGCAGGCGACCACCTTCCACTCCTACTGCTACGCCCTGGTGCGCGCCCACCAGGGCGATGAGGACGGCGCCCCGTTCTCGGAGCCGGTCCGCCTGCTGTCCGGTCCCGAACAGGACGTCATGGTCCGCGAGCTGCTGGCCGGGGAGACCGAGCTGGGCCGCGTCGACTGGCCCGGCGAGCTGCGCGCCTGCCTGACCACGCGCGGCTTCGCCGACGAGGTGCGGGCCGTCCTCGCCCGCAGCCGCGAGCTGGGCCTGGGCCCGGCCGAGCTGGGCCGCTTCGCCGGCCTGACCGGCCGGCCGGACTGGCGGGCCGCCGCGTCCTTCCTGGCCGACTACCTCGACGTGCTCGACATGCGCGGCGTGCTCGACTACGCCGAGCTGGTCCACCGCGCGGTGCTGCTCGCGGAGAGCCCCGGGGCCGGCGCGGAGCCGGGCCGGCGCTACGACGCGATCTTCGTGGACGAGTACCAGGACACCGACGTGGCCCAGGTGCGGCTGCTGCGGGCCCTGGCGGGCACGGGCGGGCGGACTCTCGTGGCCTTCGGCGACCCCGACCAGTCGATCTACGCCTTCCGGGGCGCCGACGTGGGCGGCATCCTGGACTTCCCGCACGTCTTCCGCCAGGCCGACGGCTCGCCCGCGCCGGTGCGGGTGCTGACCGTCTCGCGCCGCTCCGGGGCGGACCTGCTCGCCGCCACCCGGCTGCTCACCCGCCGCATGCCGCTCACCCGGCTGCCCGCCGACGCGGTGCGCGCCCACCGGGACCTCGCGGCCGTACGGGAGGGCGGCCGCGTCGAGGCGTACACCTACCCGACCGCCGGTGCCGAGGTCGACAACATCGCCGACGTCCTGCGCCGCGCGCACCTGGAGGACGGCGTCCCCTGGCGCGAGATGGCCGTCCTCGTCCGCGCGGGCTCCCGCTCGATACCGGGCCTGCGCCGCGCGCTGACCTCCGCCGGCGTCCCCGTCGAGGTCGACGGCGACGACGTGCCGCTGCGGCACGAGCCGGCGGTCGCCCCCCTGCTCACCGCGCTGCGGGTGGTGGCGGAGGCGGCGGACCGGCCGGCCGCCGGGACACCGGCGCAGGACCCGGACCCCGCCAGGGGGCCGGAGCGCCCCTGGCTGGACGCCGAGACCGCGCTCGCCCTGCTCACCTCGCCCCTGGGCGGCATGGACGCCACCGACCTGCGCAGGCTCGGCCGTGCCCTGCGCGAGGAGGAACGGGCCGCGGGCGCCCCCGCCCCGAGGCCCTCGGACGTCCTCATCGCCGAGGCCCTCGCCGAACCGGCGCGGCTCGCCGCCCACGACCCGGCGTACGCCCGGGGCGCCCAGCGCCTGGGCGCGCTTCTGCTCGGCGCCCGCGAACTCCTCGAGAACGGCGGCACCACCGAGGACGCCCTCTGGGCGCTGTGGGACGGCACCCCCTGGCCCACCCGCCTCCAGCGCGCGGCCCACCGCGGCGGCGCCGCCGGCCGCAACGCCGACCGGGACCTCGACGCCGTGTGCGCCCTCTTCGAGACCGCCGCCCGCGCCGAGGAGCGCACCGGCGGCCACGGTGCCCTGAACTTCCTGGACGAGCTCCAGGCCCAGGACATCGCCGCCGACACCCTCACCCGCCGGGCCGTGCGCCCGGACGCCGTACGGCTCATGACCGCCCACCGCTCCAAGGGGCTCCAGTGGCGGCTGGTCGTGGTGGCGGGCGTCCAGGAGGGCCTCTGGCCCGACCTGCGCCGCCGCGGCTCGCTCCTGGAGGCCGACCGCATCGGGCGCGACGGACTGGCCGAGCCCCTCAGCCCCGGTGCCCTCCTCGCCGAGGAGCGCCGGCTGTTCTACGTGGCCGCCACGCGCGCGTGCGAGCGGCTGGTCGTCACCGCCGTCAAGGCCGCCGCTGAGGACGGTGACCAGCCCTCCCGCTTCCTGGCCGAGCTGGGCGCCGAGCCCGTCGACATCACCCAGCGGCCCCGCCGCCCCCTCGCCGTCGCCCCGCTCGTGGCCGAGCTGCGCGCCACGACCGTCGACCCCGGCGCCTCGGAGGCCCTGCGCGCCGCCGCCGCCGAGCGGCTCGCCCGGCTGGCGGCGCTGCGCGACGAGGAGGACCAGCCGCTCGTCCCCGCGGCACACCCCTACCGCTGGTGGGGCCTCGACGAGGCCACCCACAGCGAGGCGCCGCTGCGGGACCCCGGCCGGCCCCTCGCCCTCTCCGGCTCCGCCCTCGGCCAGCTCACCGACACCTGCTCCCTCCAGTGGTTCCTGGGACGCGAGGTGAAGGCCGACGCCCCGGCCACCGCCGCCCAGGGCTTCGGCAACGTCGTGCACGTCCTCGCCGACGAGGTCGCCTCCGGCCGCACCCCCGCCGACCTCGCCGTCCTGATGGAGCGGCTGGAGTCGGTGTGGGACGCGCTCGCCTTCGACGCCCCCTGGAAGTCGCTGCAGGAGAAGGAGAACGCCCGCGCCGCCCTGGAGCGCTTCCTGCGCTGGCACGTGATGGACCGCGGCGGCCGCAGTGCCGTGGCGACCGAGCACCCCTTCGACGTCACCCTCAAGGCCGAGCAGTACCTCGTCCGCATCCGCGGCTCCATGGACCGCGTCGAACGCGACGACCAGGGCCGCGCCTACGTCGTCGACTTCAAGACCGGCAAGGGCGCGGTGTCCGCCAGGGACGTCGAACGCCACCCCCAGCTGGCCGTCTACCAGCTCGCGGTGCGGGAGGGCGCCGTGGACGACGTCTTCGGCGGCGAGCGGCCCCCCGCGGGCGGCGCCGAACTCGTCCAGCTGCGCCAGGGCGCGGCCAAGAAGGAGGGCGGGGACGCCCTGCCCAAGATCCAGGCGCAACGGCCGCCGGACGGGGGCGCGGAGGGCGACTGGATCGGCGGGCTGCTCGCCGAGGCCGCGGGCCGGGTGCTCGAGGAACGGTTCGCGCCCCGCCCCGGCCAGCACTGCGCGCACTGCTCCTTCCGCGCCTCCTGCACGGCCCGGCCCGAGGGCCGGCAGATCGTGGAGTGA
- a CDS encoding dipeptidase, producing MSDTPDNVVRAYIDEHRAAFLGDLADWLRIPSVSADPARAGDVRRSADWLAAKLTETGFPVVEVWETGDGAGAPAVFAEWPSGADGAPTVLVYGHHDVQPAAREDGWHTDPFEPTTVDGRLYARGAADDKGQVFFHTLGVRAHLAATGRTAPAVNLKLLIEGEEESGSPNFPALVQARAERLACDMVIVSDTGMWAEDTPTVCTGMRGLTDCQIDLYGPDQDLHSGSFGGAVPNPATEAARLAAALHDDDRRVAIPGFYDGVVELTDAERELFAELPFDEKRWLRAAHSHAALGESGFSTLERVWARPTAEVNGIGGGYQGPGGKTIVPSTAQLKLSFRLVAGQDTDRVQQSVRAWVAARLPEGIRHEVTFWGATRPCLTPLDHPALQSVVRAMGRAFGQKIRFTREGGSGPAADLQDVLGVPVLFLGISVPSDGWHAPNEKVELDLLMKGVETAAHLWGDLAQNAPAR from the coding sequence ATGAGCGACACCCCGGACAACGTCGTCCGCGCGTACATCGACGAGCACCGCGCCGCATTCCTCGGCGACCTCGCCGACTGGCTGCGCATCCCCTCCGTGTCGGCCGACCCGGCCCGCGCGGGTGACGTGCGCCGGAGCGCGGACTGGCTGGCGGCGAAGCTCACGGAGACGGGCTTCCCCGTCGTCGAGGTCTGGGAGACGGGCGACGGCGCCGGCGCGCCCGCCGTGTTCGCGGAGTGGCCCTCCGGTGCGGACGGCGCCCCGACGGTCCTGGTCTACGGGCACCACGACGTGCAGCCCGCGGCCCGCGAGGACGGCTGGCACACGGACCCGTTCGAGCCCACGACCGTCGACGGCCGGCTGTACGCGCGCGGCGCCGCCGACGACAAGGGCCAGGTGTTCTTCCACACCCTCGGCGTCCGCGCCCACCTGGCCGCCACCGGCCGCACGGCCCCCGCCGTCAACCTCAAGCTGCTGATCGAGGGCGAGGAGGAGTCCGGCTCGCCGAACTTCCCCGCGCTCGTCCAGGCCCGCGCCGAGCGCCTCGCCTGCGACATGGTGATCGTCTCCGACACGGGCATGTGGGCCGAGGACACCCCGACCGTCTGCACCGGCATGCGCGGCCTCACCGACTGCCAGATCGATCTCTACGGGCCGGACCAGGACCTCCACTCCGGTTCCTTCGGGGGCGCGGTGCCGAACCCGGCCACCGAGGCTGCCCGCCTGGCCGCCGCCCTGCACGACGACGACCGCCGCGTCGCGATCCCGGGCTTCTACGACGGCGTGGTCGAGCTGACCGACGCCGAGCGCGAGCTGTTCGCCGAGCTGCCCTTCGACGAGAAGCGGTGGCTGCGCGCGGCCCACTCGCACGCCGCCCTCGGCGAGAGCGGCTTCAGTACCCTGGAGCGCGTCTGGGCCCGCCCCACCGCCGAGGTCAACGGCATCGGCGGCGGCTACCAGGGCCCGGGCGGCAAGACCATCGTGCCCTCGACCGCCCAGCTCAAGCTGTCCTTCCGGCTGGTCGCGGGCCAGGACACCGACCGCGTCCAGCAGTCCGTCCGCGCATGGGTGGCCGCGCGCCTGCCGGAGGGCATCCGGCACGAGGTCACGTTCTGGGGCGCCACCCGCCCCTGCCTGACCCCGCTCGACCACCCGGCCCTGCAGTCCGTCGTCCGGGCCATGGGCCGCGCCTTCGGGCAGAAGATCCGCTTCACGCGGGAGGGCGGCTCCGGGCCGGCCGCCGACCTTCAGGACGTGCTCGGCGTCCCCGTGCTGTTCCTCGGCATCTCGGTGCCGTCGGACGGCTGGCACGCCCCGAACGAGAAGGTCGAACTCGACCTCCTCATGAAGGGCGTCGAGACCGCCGCCCACCTGTGGGGCGACCTCGCGCAGAACGCACCCGCCCGCTGA
- a CDS encoding ATP-dependent DNA helicase, whose amino-acid sequence MTPRLTDPEQLKELLGIPFTPEQTACITAPLAPQVIVAGAGSGKTTVMAARVVWLVGTGQVAPEQVLGLTFTNKAAGELSERVRKALGQAGVLPDEPSDGGFGEETAGEPQISTYHAFAGRLLKDHGLRIGLEPTARLLADATRFQLAARVLRASPGPHPALTRSFADLVADLLALDGELAEHLVPPARLRAYDHGLLAALEDVRLTNDDLRKVPATARARTELLGLVEEYRREKRGRDLLDFGDQIAHCAELAGRPEVGRLLREEFKVVLLDEYQDTSVAQRLLLSGLFGGGTGHAVTAVGDPCQAIYGWRGASVANLDDFPHHFPHADGRPARRHSLSENRRSGGRLLDLANALAAPLRARHEGVEALRPAPGAERDGVVRCALLPTHAEELDWLADSLAHLVRTGTRPGDIAVLCRTAGDFAQIQGALVERDIPVEVVGLSGLLHLPEIADLVAVCEVLQDPTANAALVRLLIGPRWRVGPRDLALLGRRARTLVPYGPTGADPGRRLAEAVEGVDPAEVVSLADALDTFLTTEQPDDGLPFSPEARVRFARLAAELRDLRRSLADPLMDVLHRVLATTGLEVELSASPHALAARRRETLTQFLDVAAGFAALDGEATLPAFLGFLRTAAQYEKGLDSSLPGGEDTVKILTAHKSKGLEWDVVAVPGLVAKSFPSEQSRDAWTAQPKVLPHALRGDADTLPDVTAWDSKGLVAFKTAMKAHQHTEELRLGYVTFTRPRSLLLGSGHWWGPNQKKPRGPSAFLDALRLHCEAGHGEIEVWADAPEEGVQNPALREAATDHSWPLPLDPDSLARRRRAADAVLAHLERARTRQEEPDDRTAPAHDPDWPPPPEDEEHHGTYEEGAAAYEDEPDAYGDEPVDWDELLEERPERTVPTGPGDDPRSPSVTGTATATEAEAGPPAERLLPEELRTVASWDRDLDALAGELRRARAQVRDVLLPPTLTASQLIRLAADPDAFARDLARPMPRRPQPAARRGTRFHAWVESRFEALPLPLPGPDPLPGAEEDEPEIADERDLAALKEAFERTPYAHRTPHRVEVPFQLTLAGRVVRGRIDAVYREAGPGAGAGDRYEIVDWKTQRDHDADPLQLAVYRLAWAELHGLPLSSVTAAFVYVRDGEVVRPPALPGRAALEKILLGEGE is encoded by the coding sequence GTGACCCCGCGCCTGACCGACCCCGAGCAGCTCAAGGAGCTGCTCGGCATCCCGTTCACCCCGGAGCAGACGGCCTGCATCACCGCGCCGCTCGCCCCGCAGGTCATCGTGGCCGGAGCCGGCTCGGGCAAGACCACCGTCATGGCCGCCCGCGTCGTCTGGCTGGTCGGCACGGGACAGGTCGCGCCCGAGCAGGTCCTCGGCCTGACCTTCACCAACAAGGCCGCCGGCGAGCTGTCCGAGCGCGTCCGCAAGGCGCTCGGCCAGGCCGGGGTCCTGCCGGACGAGCCGTCCGACGGCGGTTTCGGGGAGGAGACCGCCGGCGAGCCGCAGATCTCGACGTACCACGCCTTCGCCGGGCGCCTGCTGAAGGACCACGGCCTGCGCATCGGCCTGGAGCCCACCGCCCGGCTGCTCGCCGACGCCACCCGCTTCCAGCTGGCCGCCCGCGTCCTGCGCGCCTCCCCGGGCCCGCACCCCGCGCTGACCCGCTCCTTCGCCGACCTCGTCGCCGACCTCCTCGCCCTGGACGGCGAGCTGGCCGAGCACCTGGTCCCGCCCGCCCGGCTGCGGGCGTACGACCACGGCCTGCTGGCGGCGCTGGAGGACGTCAGGCTCACCAACGACGACCTGCGCAAGGTGCCCGCCACCGCCCGCGCCCGCACGGAACTGCTCGGCCTGGTCGAGGAGTACCGGCGGGAGAAGCGCGGCCGCGACCTCCTCGACTTCGGCGACCAGATCGCCCACTGCGCGGAGCTGGCCGGCCGCCCGGAGGTGGGCCGCCTCCTGCGGGAGGAGTTCAAGGTCGTCCTCCTCGACGAGTACCAGGACACCTCCGTCGCCCAACGGCTCCTGCTCTCCGGCCTGTTCGGCGGGGGCACGGGGCACGCGGTGACCGCCGTCGGCGACCCCTGCCAGGCCATCTACGGCTGGCGCGGCGCCTCCGTGGCCAACCTGGACGACTTCCCGCACCACTTCCCCCACGCCGACGGCCGTCCCGCCCGGCGCCACTCCCTCAGCGAGAACCGCCGCAGCGGCGGCCGCCTGCTCGACCTCGCCAACGCCCTGGCGGCGCCCCTGCGCGCGCGCCACGAGGGCGTCGAGGCGCTGCGGCCCGCACCCGGCGCCGAGCGCGACGGCGTGGTGCGCTGCGCCCTGCTGCCCACCCACGCCGAGGAGCTCGACTGGCTCGCCGACTCCCTCGCACACCTCGTGCGCACCGGCACCCGGCCCGGCGACATCGCGGTGCTGTGCCGGACCGCGGGCGACTTCGCCCAGATCCAGGGCGCCCTGGTGGAGCGGGACATCCCGGTCGAGGTCGTGGGCCTGTCCGGGCTGCTGCACCTGCCGGAGATCGCCGACCTCGTCGCCGTCTGCGAGGTCCTCCAGGACCCCACGGCCAACGCCGCCCTCGTCCGGCTCCTCATCGGCCCCCGCTGGCGCGTCGGCCCCCGCGACCTGGCGCTCCTCGGCCGCCGCGCCCGCACCCTCGTGCCCTACGGGCCCACGGGCGCCGACCCCGGGCGGCGCCTCGCCGAAGCGGTCGAGGGCGTGGACCCGGCCGAGGTCGTCTCGCTGGCCGACGCGCTGGACACCTTCCTCACCACCGAGCAGCCCGACGACGGCCTACCGTTCTCGCCCGAGGCCCGCGTCCGCTTCGCCCGCCTCGCCGCCGAGCTGCGCGACCTGCGCCGCAGCCTGGCCGATCCGCTGATGGACGTCCTGCACCGCGTCCTCGCCACCACGGGCCTCGAAGTCGAGCTGTCCGCCTCCCCGCACGCCCTGGCCGCGCGCCGCCGGGAGACCCTCACCCAGTTCCTCGACGTCGCCGCGGGCTTCGCGGCCCTGGACGGCGAGGCCACGCTGCCGGCCTTCCTGGGCTTCCTGCGCACGGCCGCGCAGTACGAGAAGGGCCTGGACAGCTCGCTGCCGGGCGGCGAGGACACCGTCAAGATCCTCACCGCGCACAAGTCCAAGGGCCTGGAGTGGGATGTCGTGGCCGTCCCCGGCCTCGTCGCCAAGTCCTTCCCCAGCGAGCAGTCCCGGGACGCCTGGACGGCCCAGCCGAAGGTCCTCCCACACGCCCTGCGCGGCGACGCCGACACCCTTCCCGACGTGACCGCCTGGGACAGCAAGGGCCTCGTCGCCTTCAAGACGGCCATGAAGGCCCACCAGCACACCGAGGAACTGCGCCTCGGCTACGTCACCTTCACCCGCCCCCGCTCCCTCCTGCTCGGCTCCGGCCACTGGTGGGGCCCGAACCAGAAGAAGCCCCGCGGCCCCTCCGCCTTCCTCGACGCGCTGCGCCTGCACTGCGAGGCGGGCCACGGCGAGATCGAGGTCTGGGCCGACGCCCCGGAGGAGGGCGTGCAGAACCCCGCCCTGCGCGAGGCCGCCACGGACCACTCCTGGCCCCTGCCCCTGGACCCGGACTCCCTGGCGCGCCGCCGCCGGGCGGCGGACGCGGTGCTGGCCCACCTGGAGCGCGCCCGCACGCGGCAGGAGGAGCCGGACGACCGGACGGCCCCGGCCCACGACCCGGACTGGCCCCCGCCGCCGGAGGACGAGGAGCACCACGGAACGTACGAGGAGGGCGCCGCCGCGTACGAGGACGAGCCGGACGCCTACGGGGACGAGCCCGTCGACTGGGACGAACTCCTGGAGGAACGCCCGGAGCGCACCGTCCCCACCGGCCCGGGCGACGATCCGCGGTCGCCTTCCGTGACCGGGACCGCGACCGCGACCGAAGCCGAGGCCGGCCCGCCCGCCGAGCGGCTGCTCCCCGAGGAGCTGCGCACCGTGGCCTCCTGGGACCGCGACCTCGACGCCCTCGCCGGCGAGCTGAGGCGCGCCCGCGCGCAGGTGCGCGACGTCCTCCTGCCGCCCACGCTGACCGCCTCCCAGCTGATCCGGCTGGCCGCCGACCCGGACGCCTTCGCCCGCGACCTCGCCCGGCCCATGCCGCGCAGGCCGCAGCCGGCCGCGCGCCGCGGCACCCGCTTCCACGCCTGGGTGGAGTCCCGCTTCGAGGCCCTGCCGCTCCCGTTGCCGGGCCCCGACCCGCTGCCGGGCGCCGAGGAGGACGAGCCGGAGATCGCCGACGAGCGGGACCTCGCCGCCCTCAAGGAGGCCTTCGAGCGCACGCCCTACGCCCACCGCACCCCGCACCGCGTCGAGGTGCCGTTCCAGCTCACCCTCGCGGGCCGAGTGGTCCGCGGCCGGATTGACGCGGTCTACCGCGAGGCGGGGCCCGGGGCCGGCGCGGGGGACCGGTACGAGATCGTCGACTGGAAGACCCAGCGCGACCACGACGCCGACCCCCTCCAGCTGGCGGTCTACCGCCTCGCCTGGGCCGAACTGCACGGCCTGCCGCTGTCCTCCGTGACCGCCGCGTTCGTCTACGTACGCGACGGCGAGGTCGTCAGGCCGCCCGCGCTGCCCGGCCGTGCCGCGCTCGAAAAGATCCTTCTGGGGGAGGGAGAGTGA
- a CDS encoding glutaredoxin domain-containing protein: MSSAVTMYSTTWCGYCRRLKSQMDREGITYNEINIELDADSAAFVEKANGGNQTVPTVRVVPVGGGAEVIMTNPSLAQVKQALGA; encoded by the coding sequence ATGTCGAGCGCCGTGACGATGTACAGCACCACCTGGTGCGGCTACTGCCGCCGTCTGAAGAGCCAGATGGACCGCGAGGGCATCACCTACAACGAGATCAACATCGAGCTCGACGCCGACTCGGCCGCCTTCGTGGAGAAGGCCAACGGCGGCAACCAGACCGTTCCCACCGTCCGGGTCGTCCCCGTGGGCGGCGGCGCGGAGGTCATCATGACCAACCCCAGCCTGGCCCAGGTGAAGCAGGCGCTCGGCGCCTGA
- the nudC gene encoding NAD(+) diphosphatase: MTTWTDFAAARPITLSGASGIDRAAHHRLDEAWLSAAWSHPSTRVFVVSGGQALVDDTPDGRTELVMTPAFEAPVTETHRYFLGQDADGVAYFALQKDALPGRMDQSARPAGLREAGLLLSPRDAGLLVHAVALENWQRLHRFCSRCGERTVIAAAGHIRRCPACGAEHYPRTDPAVIMLVTDEHDRALLGRQMHWPEGRFSTLAGFVEPGESIEQAVRREVAEEAGVVVGDVEYVASQPWPFPSSLMLGFMARATSSDIQVDGEEIHEARWFSRADLRDAFASGEVLPPTGISIAARLIELWYGEPLP, from the coding sequence GTGACCACCTGGACCGATTTCGCAGCCGCCCGGCCGATCACGCTCAGTGGGGCGAGCGGCATCGACCGCGCCGCGCACCACCGCCTGGACGAGGCGTGGCTCTCCGCAGCCTGGAGCCACCCCTCGACGCGGGTCTTCGTGGTCTCCGGCGGCCAGGCACTGGTCGACGACACCCCTGACGGGCGCACCGAACTGGTGATGACGCCCGCCTTCGAGGCGCCCGTCACCGAGACCCACCGCTACTTCCTCGGCCAGGACGCGGACGGAGTGGCCTACTTCGCCCTCCAGAAGGACGCGCTGCCCGGCCGCATGGACCAGTCGGCGCGCCCGGCCGGGCTGCGCGAGGCGGGACTGCTGCTCTCCCCGCGTGACGCCGGCCTGCTCGTCCACGCCGTGGCCCTGGAGAACTGGCAGCGGCTGCACCGCTTCTGCTCGCGCTGCGGCGAGCGCACGGTCATCGCCGCGGCCGGCCACATCCGCCGCTGCCCGGCCTGCGGCGCCGAGCACTACCCCCGCACCGACCCGGCGGTGATCATGCTGGTGACCGACGAGCACGACCGTGCCCTGCTCGGCCGCCAGATGCACTGGCCCGAGGGCCGCTTCTCGACGCTTGCGGGCTTCGTGGAGCCGGGCGAGTCCATCGAGCAGGCCGTCCGGCGCGAGGTCGCCGAGGAGGCCGGCGTGGTGGTCGGCGACGTGGAGTACGTCGCCAGCCAGCCCTGGCCCTTCCCGTCCAGCCTGATGCTGGGCTTCATGGCGCGCGCCACGTCCTCGGACATCCAGGTGGACGGCGAGGAGATCCACGAGGCGCGCTGGTTCTCCCGCGCGGACCTGCGCGACGCGTTCGCGTCCGGGGAGGTCCTCCCGCCGACGGGCATCTCGATCGCGGCCCGTCTGATCGAGCTCTGGTACGGCGAGCCGCTGCCGTAG
- a CDS encoding MGMT family protein, producing MDRVNELPEYAERVLAVAELIPPGRVMTYGDVAEWLGEGGPRQVGRVMALYGGTVAWWRVVRADGVLLPGHELRALGHYRAEGTPLRERGTAGEGADGHMPRLAMARARWDGAGAPDVTPHT from the coding sequence ATGGACCGGGTGAACGAGCTTCCGGAGTACGCCGAGCGAGTGCTGGCCGTCGCCGAGCTGATCCCGCCGGGGCGCGTGATGACGTACGGGGACGTCGCCGAGTGGCTCGGCGAGGGAGGACCCCGCCAGGTCGGCCGGGTCATGGCGCTCTACGGCGGGACCGTCGCCTGGTGGCGCGTGGTCCGCGCGGACGGCGTCCTGCTGCCCGGCCACGAGCTGCGCGCCCTCGGCCACTACCGCGCGGAGGGCACACCGCTGCGCGAGCGGGGCACCGCCGGCGAGGGGGCCGACGGCCACATGCCGCGGCTCGCGATGGCACGGGCCCGCTGGGACGGCGCCGGCGCGCCGGATGTGACTCCGCACACCTGA